The Onthophagus taurus isolate NC chromosome 6, IU_Otau_3.0, whole genome shotgun sequence region CACCTCGGAGATAAACGCTATAtacaaattttcagaaaaaaagtGCCAGGAGTTTGCCACAAACATAAATACTCAGCTCGTCGTGACAGACCCTGTATGTATGTTGTGACAGTTAAAATCAAACATACTGTACATGTGTCCCACGTAAGTGGCAAAGTACATAAATGGCATTATAAAGCCGATACACAGTTCTTCCTTTGGTTTTTACTTAGACAAAACTTGTAGGAAATTTACCACactataaacaaaaaatatttttatatatacgGAGTGTTCCATAACGACGTACCGAAATaaatatacattattttaaatggaatgataTAGATAGTTTTGATAAGATATATTGATACTTaacgcttttagtttttgagttagaaGTTTTAATTAGAAGCTTTTTTTTAGCAATTAACACTGTATTCTTTAAATCAGAATTTCTTAGCGACTGATCGAGctagaaagttaaaattaatattattaattaataaataattattcttAAATAGAGATACATCGGTAtatcttatacaggtgttcaaaaatttaacTACTGTTTTACCATATTCAATTGCAAAAAAGTGGaacattttaaatggaacacccataTTTCACTAGCTTATCAgatagagaatttaattctctacaaatcttCAATACATGTCCCTATACCTATCAGTTggagtttttgagatattgtggaattaatcaaaatcatgCATTcacggaaaaagtttatttctctttccgtgtCGAATCTATTCTTCCGTGAGAAACGAGTTATGAACGGCGCGgcggaccggccgagggtggGGCCGATTACCTGGGTCTGATTTACGATCTGCTATTGGAtgactttaaacagttcccgtgcggttattataaacatttcgaaaaaaatttattagaaaaatcgctGCAGAATAATGTATGCTTGAatcgtataatgctctgatccggaagatacgggacacctgtatagcgTTATGTCCAACAAtaagtaaaaagaaaattacgaaTGCCGATGAAACGACAATATATCTAAATATGCCCCACAATTACTACTACTTGAAAGAAAAGACCATTCCGAAATTAGAGTAGTTCCCGAAAGTCGAAGAAGTCTTAGTCAGGGAGCAACAAAAACgaagtaaaaaagtaaaaaaaactcAAATTGTATGGCATGACAAAATCTCCTAAAGTAAGATAGCTAGCAAAAAGTATTAAGATACAAAtgttttagtgttttttttaaatctattacaATAAAGACAAAGTAAGTACACAGGGTCagtcaaaaagttatgacgaaaCCAAGttgtgttttctttaatggaacactctgtatattattccatatttcgGTTCATCtcgaaattctaaacaaaattcatttAGCACATCGTAAACCTAaacattttcgagatattgaaCTTTGAAAATCACTCttataaattacacaaaatatttttgtcgaTTATGTTCAAAATTCATCAAGGTAACTTTGATAGTTTCTTATCTCCATAGCAACGTAGTGACATAACACATgtcaaaaatagtttaaataatttgcgcCCAAAGATAAATTACGTCACTAATTAgataaatttgtaaacttttaaaaacttaatatctGGAAAACGATTAAGTTAAGGTCTATAATGTGTtacatgaattttgtttaaaatttcgagATGAActgaaatatggaataatatacaggtgttccattaaagaaaacgtaattttgtttcgtcataactttttgactgatcctgtatatttaatttgtctttattgtagtagattttaaaaaatactaaaacttttgtagctTAACATTTTTCGCTAGCTATCTTACTTTAGGAGATAACTGACTGTTTCCATACTAACCATATTAAGTTATCTTCTGTTTTGcataatatgtaataaatattggcttcaatattttataactaaatgatggtcatttttaaaatgttgaaagTAAAATAGTTGAGtgtaaattaagttaattgtttaaaagggatcaattttttgtcatgtatttattttaaacttcatttttcttaaaatatacGGGACCTCcactttttcaattaattactttttaaaaatctaattaaaCACAATGCTATGAAGAATAGGCCTTTGGCACTTCTCCTCAAAATTATGGAGAACTTCTTCGATATCATTATCCAGATCTTCACTTTGCGacaactacaaaaaaaattaattttaatgtttttcacaaaaattatatttctaaCTTAATTACCATTGAACATAAATCACTAATTAGAAAAGCTCCAATTGTAGCTTCCTCCAAATTGTCCTGAATATCAATATTGATAACATGAACAATAGAATTATCAACAGCTTCCTTGGAATCCATGTATTCCAAAACTTGATCGTAAACTCTTTCTTCGCAAGTTATAAGGACATCAAATTTATCGCTGCTTTCTTGAAAACGCTCTGGTTTTAGTTTTATCCTTCTATTTCTATCCAAGGTATGTAATAAACCATTTTGGGTATATCTATgttaattgcaaaaaaaaaattttaaataaatttaatggaCCAATTTAATTGACATACAAAGTTTTATCCTTAGCTAATAAATCCGAGTAAATCTCATCATATGATACCCCAAAATCATAAACATTAGGTTTATCAGCTGCTGAACCTGGCAATTTAACTTTATCTCCCGTACCAAAGGATTTCAcataaaaacctttttttgcTAGAAACGCATGAGCTTCCATACTTCTGTTCATGTTACTCGAACATATTACCGCCAGTTTTAAGttagttatatatttttccGAAGGCATTGTCATTAAAAAccgtttataaagaaatttggaGGAGCTACTATAACATAACCTTATTTCTGAAAAAATTTAGTGCTATAATACGAAGCGAGTAGGTATATTTTTGTAGGATGTAAAGTtgtgtttcgaaatgtaataattaataataaataaacagatCTTTTAGGTTATTTAGAACATTtctcttaaaaaatatgtaagaTTTGACAAGTTCAagtgtatataaaatataaacgtCAATTGTCAAAAACACACATTGTTTGGGATTGCCATCTATTAGCAAGTAGCAGCACTAATAActcaatgattttaaatttaaacaattattattattttaaaatgtttatttcaacaaaataaaaaaatataacaatatttatttcttctaataagtttatttttattgtggaAGAACCTTGTAAGGATTTAAGATATTATTAGGATCCAAAACTTTCTTTAAATCCTTCATAAGAGAAATGGCAGCCTCTGATTTTGAGTAATGGATATATTTAGGCTTGCGAAAACCAACTCCATGCTCAGCACTAACACTGCCTTTACGAGCGGAAGTGAACTCATAAACGTACGGctcaattttctttaaaatttcctGAGAAAATTCTTTCagacaaatatttaaatgaatatttCCATCACctgttaacaaaattaaaaaaaacaagagtaattaagttaattaagaCGTTATGGGGTTTTATAAGGAAGCAATTTATATAATGATTAATGAACG contains the following coding sequences:
- the LOC111427774 gene encoding RNA polymerase II subunit A C-terminal domain phosphatase SSU72 codes for the protein MTMPSEKYITNLKLAVICSSNMNRSMEAHAFLAKKGFYVKSFGTGDKVKLPGSAADKPNVYDFGVSYDEIYSDLLAKDKTLYTQNGLLHTLDRNRRIKLKPERFQESSDKFDVLITCEERVYDQVLEYMDSKEAVDNSIVHVINIDIQDNLEEATIGAFLISDLCSMLSQSEDLDNDIEEVLHNFEEKCQRPILHSIVFN